GACGTCAGCAGGACAAGGTTTCTTTGAGACAAATCTTATCTCCAAACTCAGTTGAGGAAATCTATGGCTTCCTTATCCTTTTCAACAGTACTATTATGAACACTTAAATTTGGACAAAAAaagataaccaaaaaaaaaaaaaaatcaccccACTTGATgatcaatacacacacacacacacatgcaacTTTGACAAAAGTCCACTGTGTGGGTAGATTTGCTATAGATAGAATCTGCAGAAAAGTTGATCCTGACCAAAACTTAGGCCTTCCTACTTATTATTCCTCTTGACGTGCACTTGTGGATCTTTGTAGTCGGAAGTAAAAGCACCGAGTTCAGTGTTGGTTTCGTGGTCATACACCGAACCGGTAAATACGGAGGGCCAAATTGGGTTCACGGTCGACTCAATGCCGCAAGAAGATGATGAGCATCCGTCGGAGAGGCAGCAGGTAAGATATAATAAACCAAACCCAATTCTAATGATTCAAATGTATGTAACCCAACCAGCCACATGGAATGGAATCGCTCGGTCTCGTCCTGTATGGTTCTGAAAAAGCCACAACGGCAGCACTCGCTCCTTTAAAGTAGCAGCATGCACAACCTGATCATTCCTTATCACTTGATAATGTAGGGAGCTACAGAGACTTGATTCTTCCTGTCCGCCTTCGTCTTGATAATGTACCTCTGTGTCGCAGCTCATCGAATTAGGCCCCCTCTCCCCGAATCCAAATTCTATATTTTAATCGAATTAGATTTTAATTTGAGTCATTGAGATTTATTCTGCTACTGTGAGACGCATATTTTTCTACAAGCTTCTCTGCAGCAACTACAACACTCTCGTCGTCTCCCATATATACCAACTTCCCGTGCTCTTCTTTCCCCCTCCCCCTCGCTTCTGCTTCGTTTCTAACATGTCCATGAACCCCCTAGCGCGACATCATCCTCAAGCTTGGACTTGGGAGGAGTCTCCCATGATCAACCCACGCCAGTACTTCCATTACACGTACCGAGTAGGGCAGGAAGGAGTCGAGCATGAGAGGGAGCATATGTTTGAGAAGCCCCTGACTCCAAGCGACGTAGGCAAACTCAACAGATTGGTCATACCGAAACAGCATGCTGAGAAGTACTTCCCCCTCGACGGCGACTCGGGCGAGAAAGGCCATCTTTTGAGTTTCGAGGACGAGTCGGGCAAGCCATGGCGGTTCCGCTACTCGTACTGGACCAGTAGCCAGAGCTACGTGCTAACCAAGGGCTGGAGCGGCTTTGTCAAGGAAAAGAGGCTCGATGCTGGCGACGTCGTCTTCTTCGAGCGTCTTCGGCACCGCGGCGACCGGTTCTACATTAGTTGCAGGCGGCGCAGTGAAGATGAGAGCCCACCGGCAGCTTGCACTTTGACCATGGCCAACGCGGCAGCTCCGTGGATCCCCATGTGCTACACGGCGAGAGCTTCATCGACCACGAGACTCGCTCTTCGCGCAGGTAGGATTTTGCTGCATTGCGGCACCATTTAGTGCCAAGTGACTGATTCACATGCTGATAGATTGGCGAAACGTATCCGTTTACAGATGACGAGGTTGATGTAGTGAGAAGCAAGGCGATGGGACGTCCGACTCACTCTAAGCGTTTGAGATTGTTTGGCGTCAATTTAGACTGCGTGCCGGAGCTAGAGACGCAGTTGGTTCTTGCCCCAGAAACAGGGCAAGTTCATGCCCACCAAAACCTCTAGATATCAACTGCAGGATGCCAATTCATCCGTCTCCTAAGAGGACGAAGAATGCTACTTATTTCTGATTCTTGTTGCTTAACGTAGTACATTTTGCTCTGAAACTAGTTTGTGGTTGCATGCTTAGGAGTAGATGGATGAGGGAGGATGTTGTGGAGGAAGTGAAGTGGAAGAGAGATGAGGAGGTCCGAGGCCATGTTCCCAAACTCCACCAACCTACCCTCCCCTCTCCCAAGTGACGTTTTGGGTTGACTCGACCACCGTGTACGGGCCCTGTCGGTCGATGTCCTCATGGATGGGATACTACTTACCGGGTGAGATCTCAGGAAACATCAGATCGAAAGGAAACAGCAGCAGTACCTCTAGATAACCTTAGCCAATGTTCTTATATTTGTAATCctcccaaaaagaaagaaaaagaaggaagagaTCATCTTGTGGTAATTGATTTTTGCTGTCATTTACTTTCTTATTATTTCACACTCGCAGTAGAATGTAAGAGGATAGGATGAACAAAGACGCGACTCCTTGCGGAATCATATCATAGAGATCACAAGAAAACGATCGTATGGTGACGAAAGGTGTCGTCCTTAGGATTATCAAATGAACTCAGCGGCATGACATAACAGTAAAAGCGTGCAGATCATAAGAAAAGCGAAGTGGGAAGAGACGTCAGGATACATTTGAAGGACAAATATGACAAGGACACGACGATGAGCAAACGATGCAGTAGGAAATGATGGAGATGATCATGCATCAGATGAGAGGTCCACTCCGCGGAAAATGAATCCATTGAGGGCCTACAAAATGCCTCCCACTATATGCTCCCATCTCCATCTTTTCTTTGACAAGTCACTGCCATCATCAACCTAACCTGTAGCATGGTCCAACCATGATGGATGCTGCCCTCATGTGAggtctcttcttttcttcaccctccctccctccctccctccctcaaaTTATTCCTCCTTTCTGTGTGTCTGCAAAGCTTCCCAACCAGCTTTTTGTGAATGAGTGTCCATGCTTTTTGGAAAAGAGACAAGGAAATTATCTTTATTTATGATTCATTCTCAACAAagacatttttctttttcttaacatAAAAAAAGGCataaaaagaataatttaaaAGAATCACGCTCTCAAATACAAACTAGATAAAAGTTAATATATTTCATGGAAATATAATAACTTGTATCTCATGGTAACTTGGCTTTTATcaatcatgtatcaaatgtcaagtTCTAGATTTGTCCAACACTTGGATGCGGTGTTCGATCTATTACTTGCCATGACTTATATCTCATGGCTTGATGTCGAGGATTATTCATTGACCCATAAATATTATTGGTCGTGATAATCGTAGCGTGCTGTCGGGATTTTAATGATGGGCTCGAATTTATGTGATTTGTGATTTGGGTTGCGGCTCACCCAACCGGAGTTCGCACCGGTCCGTCCACTTAGCAAGCCGTGGGCTATTAGTTCAGAATTGGATCGATTAGGCTTCTTTGGGTGCGGATGAGCAGTCGTTTAGGTGTTTCGAGTGTGATCGAATCTCCTTTGGTTTGATTTGGGTTCGGACTCACGTTTCGGATGTTGATTTGTTCGAGAATGAGTTCGTGCATTGTGTTTCACACTTTGAACAACGTTGTAGAGATAGAACGGAAGTTATTTTCATGATTCTTTGAGTTTCTAAAGATCCTTTGTATGAAtgctaaattattttttatttttcatttagaGAGCGATCTATGTATCGGTCGACAAACTCAAAAGATCGGGTTGAGATCGATCATTCTAATTCATATTCTAGTGGTCCGATAcataaaaaatttagatttaatctAAGTTTAAGTTTCATGCTCATCATATGTGAAAGAGAACTCTAAGACAAGTGGTTGACCTCATCCACAGGCTCGGATAAGAAGTGTCTTCAGCCTAATCTTTGGAGCCCCGTCTCGTCAATGGCGTCCATCGTTAGTGCTCGAGGAGAGCATCCATTTGGTTGGCTATTTGCATGATCTTCCACTGCGGAACTAAACGTGCGGCCATTTGGTTGGCTTTCCACATCAACACAAGGTATTTCTCCATTTTGTACCTAATCACGCAAAACATGTGTTTTAATATTAGTTATATTATCGACAACAGTACATCAAAATCTATCTATTCGATTGGGATATTGACTCGGAGTCAATTGAGTCATATTTTGTGTCTATCTTTGAACGATTTGGAAAAATATCAAATCATGCAAAACATATGTTCTAATATTAGTTATATTATCGATAATTATTATGTTAAAAATCTAATTGTTCAATTGAGATGTTGACTCGGAATTAATTGAGTCATATTCTGTTCTTGCCTTTGAAGAGGGCATACTCGACATAATCGCTTTAATACTTAATTCGGTCAAAGGAATGAGGTGTTTGCAAAATATTAAGAGTGTTAGAGTTGAATTATTAAAGAAGCTATAAATATTATGTAGGAGAACATCCATGAGGAGGCTCTTACACCGTTACGCTTATAGATATGTATTGATGCTAGGGATGATTACGTACATCTCTTGACCCTGTTGAATTTGTTAGACATACAACAATTATGATGTTGTTAATAATGTCAAGAAGACGAGGATATATTAGCAATATATAGTATAAATAAATACTAGGAATGAATCATCGATAAGTATTAGTCGTGTGACGTCAAAATATTAACCACATGACTACTGAGATATCAAATATATGCCCAATGAAATGAAAGTGTTAATCACATCATtatttttctatcaataattAATGTACTAAATCTAACACGTATTCTTGATATGTTAATGCCATCATCAATTGGAtcattaaattttataatattccttTCGTATGTATAAAATTTGACTTGATATGATAATATCATCACCTAGATTATTATATTATACAATATTCCTTGTGGATAATGAAAAGATAAGAAGTTGATAGACTTTGACCGTGCCACTATAAGATTTAGCTATACTTAGTTTAatgaaatcctttcatgaatcatGTGACCACTAAAGGTAAGACTCTCTTAATCTTTGTTTTATATCttatacatataaatatcttTGTATACTTATGATCTTTGAtttgtcaaacaaatattttaatatgccataattttatgattatgatataaaaaatatataatgataTGATTTCCACCAACGAGGAGAACATTAGCATAATACTAATCTGATCTATGGGTAGTGCCTTATTTTGCCCATGTTATGGGTGGAGAGTTCATGATTGAGGACCTTGAGAGAAGCATCATCTAAAGGAGGATTTGTTAATACTAATTGTTAGTAATATGATAATAATTGTTAGTATAAAAATCATCCTTATACTTctgttatgcaaaaaaaaaatcctaaatgcGAAAATTTGAGATCAaataacataatatcaaatttacGATGAATGTCTTTCGATATCATTCAGAAAACTTTTATCTGATCTATGAATGCACCGTCATTAGATTTAAAAGTTATAGAGATGTCAATCTACAAAGAAAACTATACttgcattttcttctttttttatcattCACAGGATCATTTTAAACAATAGATTAAGGTCAAAGGGGAGATGAGAAAATTTGTAATATCTAATTGACTAATTCACGTGACTAAAGAGAgatgagaaaaaatatataatctctctcaataatatcataTATCCTTGTCTCCTCTTATCTTATCTACATATGTGAGTATCCATGTGTTTTTAGTCCCTAAAAGATATCTTATGTATTTATAGACAAGAACAGAGGGATTAATAGTTAAGAAAGTAAATTTCATCAAACTCGTCTTCTAAAGAatcttattataattatatatatttttttatttactgataatcataattataatctaatcatatcaaataatatatcttatctaatcagACAAAATCATATAATATAACAAAACTTCCTCTTCAAGTCTCGTCAGCTCTCACAGGCCTTTCATTTGCTACCCTTGAAGGGCTTAAGCAAGCCATGCATCAGAACCTACGTCACCGAGTCTAGACTCCCTCTACCTCGTCAACTTCAGCAACTCTACTATATGAGACCCATCGGGGTCTCCAAACCATCGTTTCATGCATCCATTTGCTTGTTTCTAGGTTGAAAATTGTTCATCTTAAGCATTATTACTTTATAACTCTAATTTTTATATGGGGAATTACCAACCCCATTTTTTGTGATCCTCGGTGGATGTTAGCTTTGGGACAAACTAATTAATTTCCCCTCAACTAAAACGCGAATGAATGACGTCTTCGGCAAGTCAACAAATAAAAACTTAAGATGGAAGGAACATTAAGTAAAACATGGTAGATCTATCTCGTTGCTTCCTCGAAACGCCATCAGTCTTTTCCCGCATGCGTCATTGCCGTGCTGACCCAAAATGTACGTATCACAAGTAATCATCAAACTTATATGCGAATCTACTAAGCCTAAAAGTGAATCATAGACCAATGTTCAAATAGAACATGTATGCTTTTTAGCACCCACAACTGAAAACGAATCGTTTGACTTATCCCGGACAAAGTAGGAAGACAGGTTTAGCCCACCTTTCACTTGCAACtttctgaatgatacgagaagatATCTTCCGAGGAGAAAAGAAGATTTGATGGGATTAGGTCTGTGCAAAGGATAGAAATGTGTACATGTTTTGATTGACACATCATATCGAATCAAAAATCCAATGCCATCTCGAGCGACTAGGAGTGGAAATTAAAAGCGCATGGATTTGGTTGAGATGCAGcttctctttttgtttctttGCCTCTGTTACTTGTTGAGTGTCAGATATACTTTTTGAAAATGAGTGTTACTTCCAAATGAAATCAAATCAGGAGGGAAATGGTATTATTATTAGCCATTAGGGGGTAGATTATAAATCCATAACATGCTAAGAAAGTAGGGATTATGTACAACCTCCCATGCAAGGACTCGTATATTGTATTATATCACTCGTCTATTAATAATGTGCAGTGTTTGCTTCGGTCATCAGAATCAATGACAGCAGCATTAGTCGTAACACGTCaactcaaaataataataataataataataataataataataaacgaaTATAGCTGGAATATATCTGGATCATATAGTCTCCCTAAAATAGGATACAAAAGCTACTATGTTACAGCTTTGGAGTATATAATACTTTTGCTTTGCTTGTTTTCTTCCAGCCCGTTTCACTGTTACTAGTTCTTTTCCGTCCATTGGAACTGTAACTCCCCATCTAATCCAACTTACAGAGGAAGAGAAAAGAGACTCGTACAAAAACGGGGCTTTCCCCCGAATCACACTTggaaaccaccaccaccaccaccacaatctTTTCCCGCAGGATGGCTCATGCTATCTGCAACTTTTACGAGGCCACCATTTTCTTCTGCGTCATAGCTGGCATGCACGCTGTAAAAGACATAGACGAGCACAGTAAACGCGGAAAAGAAGGCGAACCGCAGGTACGACGGCCCATCGAGCGAGCCCAACAGGAACACGTTGAGGAATATGGACACGGCC
The window above is part of the Musa acuminata AAA Group cultivar baxijiao chromosome BXJ2-6, Cavendish_Baxijiao_AAA, whole genome shotgun sequence genome. Proteins encoded here:
- the LOC135613747 gene encoding B3 domain-containing protein Os11g0156000-like, which encodes MSMNPLARHHPQAWTWEESPMINPRQYFHYTYRVGQEGVEHEREHMFEKPLTPSDVGKLNRLVIPKQHAEKYFPLDGDSGEKGHLLSFEDESGKPWRFRYSYWTSSQSYVLTKGWSGFVKEKRLDAGDVVFFERLRHRGDRFYISCRRRSEDESPPAACTLTMANAAAPWIPMCYTARASSTTRLALRADDEVDVVRSKAMGRPTHSKRLRLFGVNLDCVPELETQLVLAPETGQVHAHQNL